Proteins encoded together in one Terriglobus saanensis SP1PR4 window:
- a CDS encoding glycosyltransferase family 39 protein: MPFRKPTTSLRADTALLSTFAALILVVHFLMGNGYGFHRDELQFLDDARHLQWGFVAYPPMTAFCGRFAVALFGISPQVFRLPAAIVNALSLVLLGLLARELGGRKPAQVLALFAGLPAALAFSSVLQYNTFDYLAWTMIALFTAHILLSGDQRWWVAVGAAAGFGILSKYAIAFPVLSLVAALAMLPSQRHHLRSRWFWFGVLAMLIVASPNLLWLARHHFITLEMESFIHVRDVRNGRAKGYFTDQIKFTLFAFPLAVAGLIALLRSARFRLLTALYLGPLVLFALVKGRGYYLMPGYPVLYAAGAVTFERFLQDRAKTLRVAVRALVLSAMLVDAAVVAWAYLPIGPVGSALWNWQMKNNSDMADEVGWPELVADVAHVRDTLPKEDLARLGILADNYGEAGALSLYGPQYGLPTPISGVNSFHARGFGPYPPETVIVVGESYASIAHHFESCSVAGHVHIPYGVRNEESVDHPDILVCRRLLYAWPDVWQKNQHFG; the protein is encoded by the coding sequence ATGCCCTTCCGAAAGCCAACGACTTCCCTGCGCGCGGACACTGCGCTCCTGAGCACCTTTGCCGCGCTCATTCTCGTGGTGCATTTCCTCATGGGCAACGGCTACGGTTTTCATCGGGACGAACTGCAGTTTCTTGACGATGCCCGCCATCTTCAATGGGGCTTCGTCGCCTATCCTCCGATGACCGCTTTCTGCGGCAGATTCGCCGTCGCGCTCTTCGGTATCTCGCCACAGGTCTTCCGCCTGCCCGCAGCGATCGTCAACGCACTCTCGCTGGTGCTCCTCGGCCTTCTTGCACGCGAACTCGGTGGTCGCAAACCCGCCCAGGTGCTCGCACTCTTCGCGGGCCTGCCCGCCGCGCTCGCCTTCAGTTCGGTGCTGCAGTACAACACCTTCGACTATCTGGCATGGACGATGATCGCCCTCTTCACCGCGCATATTTTGCTCAGCGGAGATCAACGCTGGTGGGTCGCCGTCGGCGCTGCCGCAGGTTTCGGTATTCTCTCGAAGTACGCCATCGCCTTTCCTGTGCTCAGCCTGGTCGCAGCCCTCGCGATGCTCCCGTCGCAGCGCCACCATCTGCGCAGCCGATGGTTCTGGTTTGGCGTACTTGCCATGCTGATCGTGGCCTCGCCCAATCTGCTCTGGCTCGCACGCCATCACTTCATCACGCTGGAGATGGAGAGTTTCATCCACGTGCGCGATGTACGCAATGGCCGCGCGAAAGGTTACTTCACCGACCAGATCAAGTTCACGCTCTTTGCGTTTCCGCTCGCCGTGGCAGGCCTTATCGCTCTTCTGCGCAGTGCGCGGTTTCGGCTCCTCACGGCGCTCTATCTAGGACCACTTGTCCTCTTCGCTCTCGTCAAAGGACGCGGCTACTACCTGATGCCGGGTTACCCGGTACTCTATGCGGCTGGCGCCGTCACGTTTGAGCGTTTCCTCCAGGATCGAGCGAAAACGCTGCGCGTCGCCGTCCGAGCGCTTGTTCTCTCGGCAATGCTTGTCGACGCGGCTGTCGTGGCGTGGGCGTATCTTCCCATTGGTCCCGTCGGGTCTGCACTCTGGAACTGGCAGATGAAAAATAATTCCGACATGGCCGACGAGGTCGGCTGGCCGGAACTCGTCGCCGACGTGGCCCATGTGCGCGACACTCTCCCTAAAGAAGATCTGGCACGCCTCGGTATCCTCGCCGACAACTACGGCGAAGCAGGCGCTCTCTCGCTCTACGGCCCGCAGTATGGCTTGCCTACCCCGATCAGCGGTGTCAACTCCTTCCACGCCCGCGGCTTCGGCCCCTATCCGCCGGAGACCGTCATCGTCGTCGGAGAGAGCTACGCGTCGATCGCGCATCACTTCGAAAGCTGCTCCGTCGCGGGCCACGTGCATATCCCCTACGGCGTGCGCAACGAGGAGTCCGTGGACCACCCCGACATCCTCGTCTGCCGTCGTCTCCTCTACGCCTGGCCGGACGTCTGGCAGAAAAACCAGCACTTCGGCTGA
- a CDS encoding S9 family peptidase has product MRIFLPSTLLFSSLLLAPALLAQAPAVTAADYARAESMLESGTAPLVDHAVDRVVWQGNGVVTWRERTGGKLSNFAMDVATGAKSEKTAPEGGASGRRGGERDPALSPDGKRAVFIRDWNLWVRDIASKQERQLTHDGVKDFGYATDNAGWKHTDKPIVVWSPDSKSIATFQQDQRNTGEMYLVSTVVGHPKLEAWKYPLPGDKDVTMIERVVVDAASGKVTRLKMAPDQHRSSLCDDISCFGGWEDVQWSEDGKQLAFLSTSRDHRQENLRIADPATGDVREVMQEKAATYFESGNDKVNWKYLAKSSEVLWFSERDNWGQLYLFDTATGKLKNQITHGEGNVTQVLHVNEDTRVVTFLGSGKEPGRDPYFVHLYTVNLDGSGLKLLTPEDANHAITLAPDGRHFVDAYSRPDVPQVIVLRDNTGKIIAEIAHTDITRLKAAGWVPPVPFVTKARDGKTDLYGLLFKPSHFDAAKKYPVVNFIYPGPQTGSVGSRSFSASRRDNQALAELGFIVIALDGMGTPFRSKKFHDAYFNNLGDNTLPDQIAAIKQLAAQNAWMDLDRVGIWGHSGGGNATADAMFRYPEFYKVGIAESGNHDNRVYEDDWAEKWIGLLEGKNYEDQANESLAKNLRGHLLLAHGTMDDNVPPNNTLLVVDALIKANKDFDLIMIPNVHHGYADAASYMMRRRWDYFVKYLLGADGPHEYLAKPLAVPGR; this is encoded by the coding sequence ATGAGGATTTTCCTTCCGAGCACCCTTCTATTTTCGTCGTTACTGCTTGCGCCTGCTCTCCTTGCGCAGGCTCCCGCCGTCACTGCCGCCGACTACGCGCGGGCGGAGTCCATGCTGGAGAGCGGCACGGCTCCCCTTGTGGACCACGCCGTGGACCGCGTGGTCTGGCAGGGAAATGGCGTGGTGACGTGGCGCGAACGGACGGGTGGCAAGTTGTCCAATTTTGCTATGGATGTTGCCACAGGCGCTAAGAGCGAGAAGACTGCGCCAGAGGGTGGAGCCTCGGGACGACGCGGCGGAGAGCGCGATCCTGCGCTTTCCCCCGACGGGAAGAGGGCGGTTTTCATTCGCGACTGGAACCTCTGGGTGCGCGATATCGCGAGTAAGCAGGAGCGGCAGCTTACGCACGATGGTGTGAAGGACTTTGGCTATGCGACGGACAACGCCGGTTGGAAGCACACGGACAAACCTATCGTGGTGTGGTCGCCGGATTCGAAGTCCATTGCGACCTTTCAGCAGGACCAGCGCAATACCGGCGAGATGTACCTGGTGAGTACGGTGGTGGGGCATCCGAAGCTGGAGGCCTGGAAGTATCCGCTGCCGGGCGACAAGGACGTAACGATGATCGAGCGCGTCGTCGTAGATGCTGCGAGTGGAAAGGTCACCCGGCTGAAGATGGCTCCAGACCAGCATCGCAGCTCGTTGTGCGATGACATCTCCTGCTTCGGAGGTTGGGAGGACGTGCAGTGGTCTGAGGATGGGAAGCAGCTTGCGTTCCTTTCGACCTCGCGCGATCACAGGCAGGAGAATCTTCGCATCGCAGACCCTGCAACAGGTGATGTGCGCGAAGTGATGCAGGAGAAGGCAGCCACGTATTTCGAAAGCGGAAATGACAAGGTGAACTGGAAGTATCTTGCGAAGTCGAGCGAGGTGCTGTGGTTCTCCGAGCGCGATAACTGGGGACAGCTTTACCTTTTCGACACCGCGACGGGCAAGCTGAAGAACCAGATCACGCACGGCGAAGGCAATGTGACGCAGGTGCTTCACGTAAACGAAGACACGCGTGTGGTGACCTTCCTGGGCTCGGGCAAGGAACCGGGGCGCGACCCTTACTTCGTTCATCTCTACACGGTGAATCTGGATGGCTCTGGATTGAAGTTGCTCACACCGGAAGATGCGAATCACGCCATTACCCTCGCGCCGGATGGAAGGCATTTTGTGGATGCGTACTCACGCCCGGATGTACCGCAGGTGATCGTGCTGCGCGACAACACTGGAAAGATTATCGCGGAGATCGCGCATACCGATATCACGCGCCTGAAGGCTGCGGGATGGGTGCCGCCGGTGCCGTTTGTGACGAAGGCGCGCGATGGGAAGACGGATCTCTATGGTCTGCTGTTCAAACCGTCGCACTTCGACGCGGCGAAGAAGTATCCGGTGGTGAACTTCATCTATCCTGGACCGCAGACGGGTTCTGTAGGGTCGCGAAGTTTTTCCGCTTCTCGCAGAGACAACCAGGCGCTGGCCGAACTCGGCTTTATTGTCATTGCGTTGGATGGGATGGGAACTCCGTTCCGGTCGAAGAAGTTTCATGATGCGTACTTCAATAATCTTGGCGACAACACGCTGCCCGATCAGATCGCTGCGATCAAGCAGCTTGCGGCGCAGAACGCGTGGATGGACTTGGACCGCGTCGGCATCTGGGGCCACTCCGGTGGCGGCAATGCCACGGCGGATGCGATGTTCCGATATCCGGAGTTTTACAAGGTAGGCATTGCAGAGAGTGGCAATCACGATAACCGCGTCTACGAAGACGACTGGGCGGAGAAGTGGATCGGTCTGCTGGAAGGAAAAAACTACGAGGACCAGGCGAACGAATCGCTGGCGAAGAACCTGCGTGGTCACTTGCTGCTGGCGCATGGCACCATGGATGACAACGTTCCACCGAACAACACGTTACTGGTCGTGGATGCATTGATCAAAGCAAATAAGGACTTCGACCTGATCATGATTCCAAACGTGCATCATGGCTATGCGGATGCGGCGTCGTACATGATGCGGCGGCGTTGGGATTATTTTGTGAAGTATCTGCTCGGAGCGGATGGGCCGCACGAGTATCTGGCGAAGCCCCTTGCTGTTCCGGGACGTTAG
- a CDS encoding RNA methyltransferase, whose protein sequence is MQSEAGLRDRVAVVLVGARNPLNIGAVARAMSNFGFDDLRLVNDYSIPLAEARSAVNASHVLQAAREFGSVAEAVADCQLIYGTTAIGERKPEHPVDALPDVLEHVGADKIAILFGSEKTGLSNEALSHCQRLLTIPMSATNVSMNLGQAAAVILYELVRGNAVPLRVSTDAAPATAEQLGLLDAVLREALEEADYMQRFPGNASEVRLRALTRRLQMPGADVPIWLGFFRQFLWKIRGK, encoded by the coding sequence ATGCAGAGTGAGGCTGGATTGCGCGACCGTGTTGCCGTAGTGCTGGTGGGGGCGCGGAATCCGCTGAATATCGGTGCGGTGGCCCGGGCGATGAGCAACTTCGGCTTCGATGACCTGCGGCTGGTGAATGACTACTCCATTCCGCTCGCCGAGGCGCGAAGTGCGGTGAATGCTTCCCATGTACTGCAGGCAGCGCGGGAGTTTGGGAGCGTGGCCGAGGCCGTTGCCGACTGCCAACTGATCTATGGGACGACGGCCATCGGCGAGCGCAAGCCGGAGCATCCGGTGGATGCCTTGCCCGACGTTCTGGAGCATGTAGGAGCGGACAAGATCGCGATCCTCTTTGGTTCGGAGAAGACGGGCCTTTCGAACGAGGCGCTCTCACACTGCCAGCGGTTGCTGACGATTCCGATGTCTGCGACGAATGTCTCGATGAACCTGGGACAGGCCGCCGCGGTGATTCTGTATGAACTGGTGCGTGGGAATGCGGTGCCGCTGCGGGTTTCGACCGATGCCGCGCCCGCTACGGCGGAGCAGCTTGGGCTGCTGGATGCCGTCTTGCGCGAGGCACTGGAAGAGGCTGACTATATGCAGCGGTTTCCGGGGAATGCTAGCGAGGTCCGGCTGCGCGCTCTGACGCGACGGCTGCAGATGCCGGGGGCGGATGTCCCGATATGGCTCGGATTCTTTCGGCAGTTTTTATGGAAGATCCGAGGGAAGTAG
- a CDS encoding DinB family protein, giving the protein MPTYTQPTDPALLNPAALVADLRAEVERASLYFASLDEATASQPLAPGKWCTRLTVGHLIDSAGNNLQRVVRLSIDESLELPGYQQNEWVTVQRYDLRPWTEIHELWRALNLHLAHVIAQINPAHLTRIWHFNEGDVTLGFIVEDYIAHLRHHLNALPGYRA; this is encoded by the coding sequence ATGCCCACGTATACGCAACCCACAGATCCGGCGCTCCTCAATCCCGCCGCGCTTGTGGCCGATCTACGCGCGGAAGTGGAACGCGCCTCCCTTTACTTTGCCTCGCTGGATGAAGCCACGGCTTCGCAGCCGCTGGCTCCCGGCAAGTGGTGTACCCGTCTGACGGTCGGCCATCTCATCGACTCTGCCGGAAACAACCTCCAGCGTGTCGTCCGCCTCAGCATCGACGAAAGCCTCGAACTCCCCGGCTACCAGCAGAACGAGTGGGTCACCGTGCAGCGTTACGACCTCCGTCCCTGGACCGAGATCCACGAACTCTGGCGCGCGTTGAACCTGCATCTCGCCCACGTCATCGCGCAGATCAATCCCGCACACCTCACACGCATCTGGCACTTCAACGAAGGCGACGTCACCCTCGGCTTCATCGTCGAAGACTACATCGCGCACCTCCGCCATCATCTCAACGCTCTGCCGGGGTACCGCGCCTAG
- the dnaG gene encoding DNA primase, which translates to MADNFAQTVKAQADIVKIIGEYVKLRKSGAQNYSGLCPFHKEKSPSFSVNATHSYFYCFGCHEKGDVFSFVQKLENIPFPEAVRVVAQKCGIPLPKREFNSPEEARDAGIRRQLLDIHEAATQWFEGHLKSPEAARAREYLTSRGVPPETIAKFRIGYAPDDFNTMRDAMAKLFNDEAMRASGLFSSKEQDDNGRPRGSLYARFRKRITFPIANEQGRVIAFTARALDSDEKSGAKYMNSPETPLYTKGNVLFNLDKAKAAIRAQDFALLVEGQMDCISVFMAGVQPVIATSGTAFTEAQVRLLSRFTKRVVVNFDPDTAGANAAEKSLSLLTEEDFEVKVVTLEGGLDPDRYVREHGIKAYADALRTAKPHAEYLIERARVLYPQKTAEAKVKAANYLLPHIRRLPSAIQRQDFVTNAAQKLGIDDALLREELRQAAAARVESVRSSGRDALHETERILLRALVRPETDPARIHAATEISMHPEWVEGLTSGTLLERLANSPVTDNPLDAASGAEEHLILARVLENEAETDSNALVLDVRNALNTLERGRMERRQRELRALMADAERRNDSEAGKQFAAEAAQIARSLRLL; encoded by the coding sequence ATGGCCGATAACTTCGCACAGACCGTCAAAGCCCAGGCCGACATCGTCAAGATTATTGGCGAGTACGTGAAGCTGCGCAAATCCGGAGCGCAGAACTACTCCGGCCTCTGCCCCTTCCACAAGGAAAAGTCGCCTTCGTTCTCCGTCAACGCCACGCATAGCTACTTCTACTGCTTCGGCTGTCACGAAAAAGGCGACGTCTTCTCCTTCGTGCAGAAGCTGGAAAACATTCCCTTTCCCGAAGCCGTCCGCGTCGTCGCGCAGAAGTGCGGCATTCCTTTGCCGAAGCGCGAGTTCAACTCCCCGGAAGAGGCTCGCGACGCGGGCATTCGCAGGCAGCTCCTCGACATCCACGAAGCCGCAACGCAATGGTTTGAAGGCCATCTCAAAAGTCCTGAGGCGGCCCGCGCGCGCGAATACCTCACCAGCCGCGGCGTTCCCCCGGAGACCATCGCGAAGTTCCGCATCGGCTACGCTCCGGACGACTTCAACACCATGCGCGACGCCATGGCAAAGCTCTTCAACGACGAAGCTATGCGCGCCAGCGGCCTCTTCTCGTCAAAAGAGCAGGACGACAACGGTCGCCCGCGCGGCTCTCTCTACGCACGTTTTCGCAAACGCATCACCTTTCCCATCGCCAACGAGCAGGGCCGCGTCATCGCCTTCACCGCGCGCGCGCTCGATAGCGATGAGAAGTCCGGCGCGAAATATATGAACTCGCCCGAGACACCGCTCTACACCAAGGGCAACGTGCTCTTCAATCTCGACAAGGCCAAGGCCGCCATCCGCGCACAGGACTTCGCGCTCCTCGTCGAAGGCCAGATGGACTGCATCTCCGTCTTCATGGCCGGCGTACAGCCCGTCATCGCCACCAGCGGGACCGCTTTTACCGAAGCGCAGGTGCGGCTACTCTCACGATTCACCAAGCGCGTCGTCGTTAACTTCGATCCAGACACCGCAGGCGCTAACGCCGCCGAAAAATCTCTTTCACTTCTCACCGAAGAAGACTTCGAAGTGAAAGTGGTCACGCTCGAAGGCGGTCTTGACCCCGACCGCTACGTGCGCGAGCACGGCATCAAGGCCTACGCCGACGCGCTCCGCACCGCGAAGCCGCACGCCGAATATCTCATCGAGCGCGCCCGCGTCCTTTATCCGCAAAAAACCGCCGAAGCCAAGGTGAAGGCCGCGAACTACCTTCTCCCGCATATCCGCCGTCTGCCCTCCGCCATCCAGCGGCAGGACTTCGTCACCAACGCCGCGCAGAAGCTCGGCATCGACGACGCCCTGCTCCGCGAAGAGCTGCGCCAGGCCGCCGCTGCGCGCGTAGAAAGCGTCCGCTCCAGCGGACGAGACGCGTTGCATGAGACCGAGCGCATTCTGCTCCGCGCCCTCGTGCGTCCGGAGACTGACCCCGCACGCATCCACGCCGCAACCGAGATCAGCATGCATCCCGAGTGGGTCGAAGGCCTCACCTCCGGCACGCTTCTGGAACGCCTCGCCAACTCCCCCGTCACCGACAACCCGCTCGACGCAGCCAGCGGCGCGGAAGAACACCTGATCCTCGCACGTGTGCTGGAAAACGAAGCGGAGACCGACAGCAATGCCCTCGTCCTCGACGTGCGCAACGCCCTCAACACCTTGGAACGAGGCCGGATGGAGCGCCGCCAGCGTGAGCTCCGCGCCCTGATGGCCGACGCCGAACGCCGCAACGACAGCGAAGCAGGAAAGCAGTTCGCCGCAGAAGCCGCCCAGATCGCCCGCTCCCTGCGCCTCCTGTAA
- a CDS encoding DUF3108 domain-containing protein, which translates to MFLNGLNHCKRWVCGAVLAVAACPWVGARAQTAATVTPKTTLAQKLSNFVSPQGGIDPAQAPVLQPPAAGYSFPQKQTLTYAVDWRVFTAGVAVFKLEQVGPVTKVSATADTVGATNMIYQVVDRFQSSFNTQTGCSVGFSKQTQEGRRKVSSDLIFQPPAAAGQLGKQVQVERNLGKGTVKQLEAPIPACVTDSLSGIFYVGSQRLIPGGDIKLPLADAMRTVAVTMRVEAHEEVKTPAGTFQTVRVQPTADAGVVKNRGTITIWYTDDVRHLPVQIRAKLFWGTITFHLQSVS; encoded by the coding sequence GTGTTTCTGAACGGTTTGAATCATTGCAAACGATGGGTTTGTGGAGCGGTGCTGGCGGTTGCGGCGTGCCCGTGGGTGGGAGCGCGCGCGCAGACGGCGGCTACTGTGACGCCGAAGACGACGCTGGCGCAGAAGCTTTCGAATTTCGTGTCTCCGCAGGGTGGGATCGACCCGGCACAGGCGCCTGTACTACAGCCTCCCGCAGCGGGATATAGCTTTCCCCAGAAGCAGACGCTGACCTATGCCGTGGATTGGCGCGTCTTTACCGCAGGTGTGGCGGTGTTCAAGCTGGAGCAGGTGGGCCCGGTGACGAAGGTTTCGGCGACGGCGGACACGGTGGGCGCGACGAATATGATCTACCAGGTGGTGGACCGCTTTCAATCCAGCTTCAATACGCAAACGGGATGCTCAGTCGGGTTCAGCAAACAGACGCAAGAGGGTCGGAGAAAGGTCTCAAGCGATCTGATCTTCCAGCCACCGGCAGCCGCTGGGCAGCTTGGCAAGCAGGTGCAGGTGGAGCGCAACCTGGGCAAGGGCACGGTGAAGCAGCTTGAGGCTCCGATTCCTGCTTGTGTTACGGATTCTCTTTCGGGAATTTTCTATGTAGGTTCGCAGCGACTGATTCCTGGTGGAGACATCAAACTGCCGCTGGCGGACGCGATGCGCACGGTGGCCGTAACCATGCGGGTCGAGGCTCACGAAGAAGTGAAGACGCCTGCTGGGACTTTCCAGACGGTGCGTGTGCAGCCTACGGCTGATGCGGGTGTGGTGAAGAACCGTGGAACGATCACGATCTGGTACACGGACGATGTGCGGCATCTGCCGGTGCAGATCCGGGCGAAGTTGTTCTGGGGGACGATTACGTTCCATTTGCAGTCGGTGAGCTAG
- a CDS encoding methyltransferase family protein: protein MSWQKIARRVRVPLGFVFVAVFLWLARPTPVSLVWSFFLVVPGLWLRGYASGYVKKNAELAMTGPYAYVRNPLYLGSILIAFGFAGASTRWQIAVALGALFLSIYLPTIRGEEQFLRGHFPEFEEYARAVPRLVPRITPAKVGVGYTSGGGSFSKALYVKHREYNALMGAVAVYAALVVRMVWFSH, encoded by the coding sequence ATGAGTTGGCAGAAGATTGCGCGGAGGGTTCGGGTTCCGCTGGGATTTGTATTTGTGGCGGTGTTTTTATGGCTGGCCCGGCCTACGCCCGTGTCGCTGGTGTGGAGCTTTTTCCTGGTGGTGCCGGGACTCTGGCTGCGCGGATACGCGTCAGGTTACGTGAAGAAGAATGCCGAACTGGCCATGACGGGGCCGTATGCGTACGTGCGGAATCCGCTGTATCTGGGGTCGATTTTGATCGCCTTCGGGTTTGCCGGAGCGAGTACGCGCTGGCAGATTGCCGTGGCGCTTGGTGCTTTGTTTTTATCGATTTACCTGCCAACGATACGGGGTGAAGAGCAGTTTCTGCGCGGGCATTTTCCGGAATTTGAGGAGTACGCGCGGGCCGTTCCCAGATTGGTACCGCGGATCACACCGGCGAAGGTAGGAGTGGGCTATACCTCGGGGGGCGGAAGCTTCTCCAAAGCGCTCTACGTCAAACATCGTGAGTACAATGCTCTGATGGGGGCGGTGGCTGTGTATGCTGCTCTGGTGGTGCGGATGGTGTGGTTTTCGCACTGA
- a CDS encoding glycosyltransferase family 9 protein has translation MGKRILIVRVGAMGDVLHAMPVVAGLRALEPDAEIGWVIEPRWAALLQDASGEMPLVDRVHLAPTKVWGKRPFSPATVKDILRLRTELRSCRYDVALDLQGSIRSAVIAWMSGASVVIGADAPREKQAQWFYTSWVTTQKAHVIDQAVEIARGLAPEVGVGEVALPVDATAERWCHILLAGDARKIVVMAPGAGWGAKQWPAERYGAVAGDLLERGYRVLVNAVPGGDLLAAAVVTASDGRAEAVECTLRQLIAMMRRAVLFVGGDTGPLHLADALGVPMVGVFGPTDPARNGPYPGRNRGSHPRFVVLRDGASVTDHGRYKEAEAGLLRISVADVSRAAVQLLEGREQE, from the coding sequence ATGGGTAAACGCATCCTGATCGTGCGCGTGGGAGCGATGGGCGACGTGCTGCATGCGATGCCCGTCGTTGCCGGTCTGCGCGCGCTGGAGCCGGATGCCGAGATCGGCTGGGTGATTGAGCCGCGATGGGCGGCGCTATTGCAGGATGCGAGCGGGGAGATGCCTTTGGTAGATCGAGTCCACCTGGCTCCAACGAAGGTCTGGGGAAAGAGGCCTTTTTCTCCTGCGACAGTGAAGGACATCTTGCGTCTGCGCACGGAGCTGCGGTCTTGCCGGTATGACGTGGCTTTGGATCTGCAGGGATCGATCCGGTCTGCGGTGATTGCGTGGATGAGCGGGGCTTCCGTAGTCATCGGAGCTGATGCTCCTCGCGAGAAGCAGGCACAGTGGTTTTATACCTCTTGGGTAACAACGCAGAAAGCACATGTGATCGATCAGGCGGTGGAGATCGCGCGCGGTCTTGCTCCCGAGGTCGGTGTCGGAGAAGTTGCGTTGCCGGTGGATGCCACGGCGGAGCGTTGGTGTCACATTCTGCTGGCCGGAGATGCACGGAAGATCGTTGTGATGGCACCGGGTGCCGGGTGGGGAGCGAAGCAGTGGCCTGCGGAGCGCTATGGCGCGGTTGCGGGCGATCTGTTGGAGCGTGGATATCGCGTTCTGGTGAATGCTGTGCCGGGTGGCGATCTGCTGGCAGCGGCTGTGGTGACAGCCAGCGATGGCAGGGCCGAGGCGGTGGAGTGCACACTGCGGCAGTTGATCGCGATGATGCGGCGGGCTGTCCTCTTTGTCGGCGGGGATACGGGACCTTTGCATCTGGCCGATGCCCTGGGGGTGCCGATGGTGGGGGTCTTTGGGCCGACGGACCCGGCGCGGAACGGGCCTTATCCAGGCCGGAATCGCGGGTCGCATCCACGGTTTGTCGTCCTGCGGGACGGCGCGAGCGTCACGGATCATGGAAGATATAAAGAGGCCGAAGCGGGTCTGCTGCGGATCTCCGTGGCGGATGTGAGTCGCGCGGCGGTGCAGTTGCTGGAAGGGCGTGAGCAGGAATGA
- the lpxK gene encoding tetraacyldisaccharide 4'-kinase, with amino-acid sequence MRRPLLWPLTWAYRAVVKSRNYAFDHEPYRVFSLKRAVVSVGSLSAGGAGKTPVVAALAEMLQANGYTVDVLTRGYGRRSKVVERVDVAGPASRFGDEALMLAQTLPKVPVYVGADRLTAGELAERSGGRGRHHLHLLDDGFQHRRLRRSVDIVLLTREDLRDHLLPAGNLREPLENLARAGAVLLRGDEADELRPVVERLCGPEKFVWVARRVLCLKAESKKPFAFCGLARPKDFFAMLPAAGGKMAFRDHHLYKDADVAALLRRAKAAGADGWVTTAKDFVKLNEAMLARLREVGPVTVAELRVEFESPALVLEQMEQLIVKDLHG; translated from the coding sequence TTGAGGAGACCGTTACTGTGGCCGCTGACGTGGGCGTATCGCGCGGTGGTGAAGAGCAGGAACTATGCGTTCGACCATGAACCATACCGTGTCTTCAGTTTGAAGCGAGCGGTAGTGAGTGTGGGCAGTCTGTCTGCGGGTGGTGCGGGTAAGACGCCCGTTGTGGCTGCGCTGGCGGAGATGTTGCAGGCGAACGGATATACGGTGGATGTGTTGACGCGCGGGTATGGGCGTCGCTCGAAGGTGGTGGAGCGTGTGGACGTGGCCGGGCCAGCTTCGAGATTCGGCGATGAGGCGTTGATGCTGGCGCAGACGTTGCCTAAGGTGCCGGTCTACGTTGGTGCGGATCGCCTGACGGCGGGCGAGTTGGCGGAGCGAAGCGGTGGACGGGGCAGGCACCATCTGCATCTGCTCGACGATGGATTTCAGCACCGGCGTCTGCGGCGGAGTGTGGATATCGTCCTGCTGACGCGGGAAGATCTTCGCGATCATCTTCTGCCTGCGGGGAATCTTCGCGAGCCGCTGGAGAACCTGGCGCGCGCGGGTGCTGTGTTGTTGCGCGGGGACGAGGCAGATGAACTGCGGCCCGTGGTGGAGCGTCTCTGCGGACCGGAAAAGTTTGTGTGGGTGGCGCGGCGGGTCTTGTGTCTGAAGGCGGAGTCGAAGAAGCCGTTTGCGTTCTGCGGCCTGGCGCGGCCTAAGGATTTCTTTGCCATGCTTCCTGCGGCCGGCGGAAAGATGGCCTTTCGCGATCATCACCTCTACAAAGACGCGGATGTGGCGGCGCTGCTGCGGCGGGCGAAGGCTGCGGGCGCCGACGGTTGGGTGACGACGGCGAAGGACTTTGTGAAGCTGAACGAGGCTATGCTGGCGCGGCTTCGCGAAGTGGGGCCGGTGACGGTGGCGGAGCTGCGCGTGGAGTTCGAATCGCCTGCGCTTGTGCTGGAACAGATGGAGCAGTTGATCGTGAAAGACCTGCATGGGTAA